From Rhododendron vialii isolate Sample 1 chromosome 7a, ASM3025357v1:
CGCTCATGTCTGAAAGTGAGTGGGTCTCGAAAATGTTGacttggtttgatttgatgccAAAAATTTGTGTATTGGGCAATTACTTCTTTTGCTTGAAGTTTGGAGTGAATTTTATTCTCCAAGATTTTAACTCACGAATGGAGCTAAAAATCCATAGCCTTGTATGacttcattttatcttccgaggCAACAACATGTGAGACCCCAATTTTTTGTGGACTAAAGTTtgtgtagcaggccgaacatagAATTTCGCTATGTTACGGACCGAGCCCAGTCCGTGCCAAGCATAAACCTTGTGCACGGCTCTCGTCCCCTATTCTTCATCGCCATCCCACTTGCCTCAGGCTCGGCGGAAGACAAGCCCGTACTCGGCCACCTTCCTCGGCGGGTCCCATGCGACGTATCCTCTCCCGTCGGTCACGTGCCAGGGTCGGCAAGGGACGTGCTCGGCCACCCACGGAGCAGGGTCGCTGCCGACCACGGCCCCTGCCGACCACGGCTGGCTGCCGAGTTGCGCGTCTTCCCACGTGCAAAAGCGGTTATGCCAagggataatcatgagcgcacatgggagtGCCAGCTCACCCCCAAAGCGGTTACCAGATTTGTTCGGTGACGTCACGGTAACGTCGCCTGGCACGTGcccgtgcttggagagcaagtcaaggagctctataaataccaaaggaTAACGCCTCTGCAAAGGTACGCACTCATACACGTGAATACCCACTCAAAAGCTTagtctcttccttttcttcctgcacatacttatcctctcgccggagggccttgccgggcaacccccggcctggtcttagtcgtgcgctcattgTGCAGGCTACGTGGAGAAGGCTAGGAAGCCACTGAACCAGCGGAGGAAGGACTCGAACCAGatatcacgggccacacaattggtgaacctgaCGTGAAAGCGAAACTTCTGACCCAAACGGCTCGAACCTCCTTCAGCCCATCCTCTCCTCCTTTAAACAACCACTACGGCTTCGAttaccatgggcggagatctaGCAGACGTCACCGTCTCAGGGACCAAAGACGCAAATGGAAACACAATCCTTACAGCGTTTTCGGAGAGACACATGTCCATTTCACTTCCCCCAGTTCAGGCCTCTCCCCAGTGGCGGACGACGtaacaacggcctacatccgctTGCTACAACGTCGCGATGAAGATAGGGACAACGAGCTAGCAGCTCTAAGAGCGGAAgttgcccaaatgaaacaacagatGCAGCGAGATGCCACTCCCGCTGCATCTAGATCGGCGGGAGGCAGAAGCGGGAGGCGACGAAAGcaaacaccacccccaccacagCCACAAGAACATCCTCACGAAACCGGCCACTGCGGCTCCGTCAAAGACCGCCTTGGCATCCCATCAGATCCAGGTGATGCGAGGGAGATCATACTTTACAAACGGAACACAACATCTGGAACACAGCGCTCAAAGGGCCACCACGATAACACTAGGGATACCGAGTcgtttacaagcacatactcgactggtcgcgcagaattctctcgcacaacggtttcccacCGTGGCCGAGATTCCGTGGAGACTAGACGCCATGTATCTGAACGACTCGGGGACATCCCGACAGAAAAATTCGATAACAGCAACCAGGCTCGACGGAACGGAAAAGGCGTGTGTATTGAAGAGCTGAACAACGAAACAAAACTCGATAAGGACAGAGGAGAAAAAGTTGGCGGACATCACCGGGTTACAGCAGATTTACGAGATAAAATTTGGCATCGAAACTGTGAAAAGTCTCCAGATAGAGACTCCAAGAGAACAAATACAGATGAGCACGGCAAGCCACCACGCCCCGGTTTTGAGCGGCAGCTGAAGGATCTCGGCGTTTCTCCCTTCACACCCCACATAACCAACAcgacggccgaacccaacttccacctaCCAAAGTTTACAAAGTTCGATCCTACCACATGTGCAGCCTACACCCACCTTAtccacttccgtcaaaccattgagctatgcaccacaaaggacgaaatcaaatgcgaagcattcccatccagccttggctcccttggactccagtggttcaacaaattgcccgctggatccatacggaacttggccgaccttgaacgcgccttcaacactCGCTTCATCACCAGTAACAGGACAGCCAAGGAGCCTGAGTCCTTGTCCCAGATGAGAAAGCTCCCAAACGAAACACTCAGACACTACGCCGAGCGTTACTGGcaacttttcaatgaaattcccGGAATCGACGAGTACTGGACCACGCGCaccttcaaaaatgggttggaaTCTGGCAGCAAAATACTCGACAAACTGGCTATTCGACCTCCGCACGGCATGGGAGAGTTGATCCGTGTCGTAGAACGATTTTGTGCCTTTGAAGAGTTCTACGCGGACCGAGCAGCTCAGGGGATCCCCAATTCAACAACCTGCTTGCCGACGATAGCTCCTCAGCTGCAGACACCAATCGTAACTCAACAATCCCAGCCAAAGAAACACGTCaacaacatcaaagaagggaagaaacgccAGCCAAACGAGCACGACCACGTGGCCGAAACAACCCACTTTaaagaacccatctggtccttcctaaaagaaatcatgaggcaaccatggttcgagtggccgcAAGGCAAGCTCGGCACGGACAACGGCCAAGCGGATCAGAACCCGAGGAAGAAGTGCTCATATCACAATGAActcggccactacacaacgGCATGTGCTCCTTACAAGGCGCTGTTGGAACGTTTGGCAGCCCAAGGCCATCTCAACCAATACATTGATCGAGCAAAAACACCCGCCCGCCCACCTGTCGAAAATCCCAACCTCAATGAATCACGGCTGACGATACATGTCATCCACGGCCTAGTGACAAAAGAATCCAAAGCACACCTCCGAGCCGACCTCGATCGCGCCTCCACTTCTAAACAGGTACTTGCGGTAGGACCCGGGTCAAAGCGCCCACGCCCAGACGAAACACCTAAGTGGACCATAACTTTCACCGAGCGCGACCTTGAGTTCGTACAAACTCCACACTCCGATGCTCTCGTCGTTACCGTGCAAATCGGAGTCCACGATGTCAAGAGAATCCTCATTGACCAGGGAAGCTCagcagaggtgatgtactatgATTTGTTCAAAAAGCTTGACCTCCCAGAGACAGCCCTACAACCCGCCGAAATCCCTCTCATCGGATTCAACGGAGCACCGGTTTGGTCACTCGATCGAATCTTCCTTCCGGTCGTCACAGGTTTGAAAACGTTGACCGTTgagttcatcgtcgtcaacgtgcCGAGCCCGTATAACGCAATTCTTGGCCGAGCTTGGCTTCATGACATGCAATTAATCGCTTCGACCTACCACCAAGTTGTCCACTTCATCGGCTCCAATGGACGACAGGAAGATTTGCGAGGTGACCAAGTAGCCTACAAAAAGTGCTACGTCTCAACTGTCCACAACTCCGCCAAggccaaacaagtacaatgggttaAAGTCCCCGACATGGCCGTGATCGACTACGTTGGCCAGAGAGCTGAGGACAAAACCGAAGAGGACCTAATCCCATTGCCTCTCAACGAGGACGGTTCACGTTTCTTCTTAATCGCGTCCTCACTCAGCGATGACGACCGGGAAGAAACATTCCGCTACCTAAAGGACAACATAGAAGTCTTCGCATGGACCCCTAACGAAATGCCAGGGGTCGACCCAGATTTTATCTACCACTCTCTTAACGTCAGAAAGGACGCGAAGCCAGTAGTCCAGAAAGCGCGACGCTCGGCCACCGAACATGCCGATGCTGTCGTAGAAGAGGTAAAGCGGCTACTGGAAGCTAATGCCATCCAAGAAGTGCAGTACCCAACTTGGCTTTCAAACACGGTGgtcgttaagaagaaaaatggcaaatgaCGAGTTTGCGTCGACTACACCAACCttaacgacgcttgtccaaaagATTGGTTCCCATTTCCCAAGATCGATCAACTGGTTGACGCAACAGCAGGACATGCTCGGCTAAGCTTCCTCGACGCTTACCGTGGCTACCATCAGATAGCCATGGACCCAAATGACATGGAAAAAACAGCCTTTATTACCCCTTACGGCATTTTTTGTTACCGCGTCATGCCATTCGGCCTCAAAAACTCATGCGCCACATTCAACCGTGCCATATTCAAGATGATGCATGCCCAAATTGGCCACACTTTGGAAGCCTATGTCGACGACCTTGTCCTCAAAAGCCAGAAGGAGAGCAACCATCTCCAGGAGCTGAAGGAAATATTTGACATTCTCAAATTCTACAAGCTCCACCTAAACCCCGAGAAGTGCGCATTCGGCGTAAGTGCTGGGAAATTTCTCGAACATTTGGTCACCagacgcggtattgaggccgaccccAACCAGATTAAAGCCATTGCAGATTTGCGGCCACCAAgaacaatcaaggaagtacaacgGCACACTGGAATGGCAGCCACTTTGAACCGGTTCATTAGCAAGTCCTCCGACAAGTGCCATGTCTTCTTCAATGCGTTGAAAGGTAAGAGTTGACGCAGCTTCGAATGGACACCAGAGTGTGACAACTCTTTGGCGGAACTCAAAGAGTACCTCAGCTCGGCCCCACTACTGGTAAAGCCAAAAGAATTCAAGACCTTATATTTGTATCTTGCCGTCTTCGCCCATGCGGTCAGTTCTGCACTCGTTCGCCGGGGAGGGGCTGATGAGAAACCGATATACTTCACAAGCAAAACACTTCTTCCTGCACAAACACGCTATCTTCCCCTGGAGAAACTAGCCCTTGCTCTCGTCTTGACGGCGAGGAAACTTTTGCACTACTTCCAGTCCCACCCAATCACAGTCTTAACAAAACATcccctcaaagctctctttTGGAAggcagatctctccaaccggGTATCAAAATGGGCTGTCAAACTTGCGAACTTCGACATCAGCTTTGAGCCACGAACGGCAATTAAGGGCCAGGTGTTGGCCGACTTCATAGCAGAACTCACTCCAGCAGACACAGCGGCACTCAATGCTCCAACCCCACCAGACGTACCCGAACGTAGCTCCGTGACCATGCCATGGCACCTTTTTCAAGGCGAGACTTGGCGACTTAATGTCGACGGGGcttccaacagcaacggagccgGAGCGGGGGTAGTCTTGGTCTCACCTTGTGGaacacttcatgaaagctccCTCACCATCGACTTCCCAGCCACAAACaatgaagctgaatatgaagccctcctCGCTGGCTTACGCTCAGCCATCGCGATGAAAGTCACCAACCTCGTTGTCTActgtgactcccaactcatcgtTAACCAAGTACTCGGTGACTACGAAGCTCGGGACCCTCGAATATTGAAATACCAAGCCACGACAGCTGAGGTCATCTCTCAGTTTTGCAATTTCAGCATCAAACAGATCAACCGCGAGCACAACGCACACGCGGACGCACTTGCAGGCCTCGCGTCGGCATCCACAGCGTCAGAATTCAGAACAATCAACTTCGGCAGCATTGGCCGCCCTTCTTTTGAGCCCACTCCAAAGGTACTCAATGTCGAACTCGGtcccagctggatggatgagattGTTACGTTCCTAAAGCATGACACCCTACCCATAGACAAGAAGGAGGCTTACCGTGTGAGAAACAAGGtcgcttactactggctttctgaaagcggccaactatacaggaaatccatctctGGACCGTATCTCCTCGTTGTCCACCCCACTCAAGTGTCTGAAATTCTGACAGAACTTCACTCAGGCAGCTGCGGCTACCATTCTGGCGGCCGCTCCCTTTGTCAACGTGCCATGAGTCAAGGttacttctggaagaacatgaagaaagactgcgaagaagttgtCCGCAGATGCCGACCGTGCCAGCTGTTTTCACCTATCCCGAAATAGCCTGCCCAGAACCTTTCCCCCATCACTAGTCCCTGGCCCTTTGCGCAATGGGGGCTTGATATCGTGGGAAAGCTGCCAACGGCTCCTGGAGGCTTCAAGTTTCTGATTATAACAacggactacttctccaaatgggttgaagctgaACCCCTCATAACGACAACTGAGGCTGATGTCCGAAGATTCgtatggcgaaacattgttaccaggTTCGGCATCCCATACGACATTGTCTCTGACAACGGAACTCAGTTCGTCGGCAAGGACCTCACCAACCTTTGTGCCGAGTTTGGGATACgtttcttcaactccacaccagccTACCCccaaggaaatggccaagcaGAGGCCACAAACAAAACCGTCTGCGCCGGCATCAAGCGTCGACTAaactccaaaagaggaaaatggacTGAAGAATTGCCACGCGTTTTATGGGCCTACCGGTCTACACCAAGGCATTCAACGGGCCAGACACCATTTTCAATGGCGTTCGGCATGGAAGCCGTGATCCCGTTGGAgtccaagtttccaactctcAAAACAGAAACATTTAACCCCAAAACAAACGACGACGCTATGGCACAAGAGCTGATTTTGGCAGAAGAGAAGTGTGATGACGCTCGCCTGCACCTCACTGAATACCAGCAACAGGTGGCCAAGGGATACAACCGTAGCGTGCGAGTCAAAAAGTTCAAGCCAGATGATTTGGTCTGGCGAAAAGTTGTGCAAgccagcaagaaaacaaaattcaagccCAACTGGGAGGGACCTTTTCGTATCGTCAAGATTGTTGGTGAAGGTGCCTacgtgctggaggacatgaatggaaaagttctaactaacccatggaatgcacagaacctcaagaaAGCATACATGTAGCCGAAATCCCAACAGTGtgcctcatgttcggccactgcctatcctatttttcttttttggcttcGGCCCAAGTCTTTACATTTCAACCTGTACTTCATGTTTTATGgaatcaaagaaattttatctggCAGTTGCcatttgcaaattcattttctttatattttacCTCGGCTTACTTGGCCAaccacaaacgttgacctcggtcacacccacaaacggctcctATGCCTCTActtcggccactattactgcccaaagaagcaaaactgacatcaggtccaccgagcccaaagacacacaatatggctggaatttgggctccggttcggcttggcaagacaATGTGGTCGGCCACAGCTCGGTTACACTCacattttggtgagcaaaccacccacaaacattatAACACCTCATAACCTTGGCTAGGGGCTAGCACCTCGACCGAACCCCAAACCACAGGTAAGGGCACTCAACAAACTTTGGCGGCTAAACCTAAGCATCATCCACTAAACTAGCAAAATGGCTGAGAACAACACCACGCTCGACACGCTCTCCACTCCATTCTAATATACTTTGGTCAAGGCTCGGCAATAACCTATACTTTGGTCAAGGCTCGGCCAACATACCTACTATTAAGCCGAACCCAGACCAAAGTGGGGACTACGGATAACTATAATCTCAAACAATTTCAAACGAGCAAGTATGTCAAATTCAAGCAAGCATTGCAAAAGATAAGTCAtccattaaaaagaaaacatcatGCATTCAAGTTCGGTAAAACATTCATAGCCAACAACCATTACATCTGAAACAGCAAAATCCAAACTCGGATCCGCCCAGTCCAAGAGTTCAacaaacacaaaattaacaagtacaaaaaataaaaggcaGTTAACTACGGTGACGGGCCACCCCGAAACCGGCACCTGCGTACAACTTTCCTCAACCTTGGGTAGCCTCTTCAACATTAACTCCAGTTCCAGCTGCGTCTGCGTCGACATCAGCACCACCACTGGCAGCGGCATCTTCGGCCCGAGCATCCTTATCAACATTCATAGGATCCTGCTCGGCATGAGCGATAGATTTCTTGCCACCATCACCATCTTTCTCAAAGCCTGTCAAGTCTTCTGCAACGACGTCGGTGCCGGTTAGGTCTTCAACATCATCTTCGCTCTCGGGAAATTCTTCAGGTGGGAGGGGTGCGCACTCTTCTTCGGTGTAAGGAAGAACCAGCTCGGGAGTGACTAGGGCTGGGATAGACTTTGTCAAGTTCATGTCAACCTCCAGCTACATAACTCTGCAAGTAGCCTTAACCCCGTCCTTGTATCCCGTTCGGTAGGCGATGGGGATCCTCATCTTGATGGCGTCATTTACCATGGACCGAGCTTCCCGCATGTACTCGGCCCCAGCTCGATCAAAGCCAGCCTAATACGCTGCCCCATCAACCtccttcatctttctcttctccctcctcagAACCTTGGCCACCTCGCGCTCGGCCTTCTTCATTCTCTCTTCCATCTCATCTCTTTCCTTCTCCAGCTTGGCGACCTCCGCTTTCACCATCTTCAGGCTTCCCTTGTAGCTTCTCACCTTCTCTTACTCGACCTTTAAGTCCTCGTGATAGCGAGCGCGCTCGGCAAGAATGAGCTCGACATCTTTGCATGAGCGGAGCAAGGCTTGTCCAGCCTGATAAACAAAGAGAACGTCAGCGTAGAAATACTCAACGGCAAAAATGATGGTGAGTAAAAGGTCTAGGGTCGGATCATACCTGAACAAGGTAAGCACCGGCGTGATTCAAGCTCGGCTGGAGGCCCTCAGGAATTTTTTGCATGTCCTTCGGCAATGCTAGACCTTGGAGAATCGCAGTGGCTAGCCCGAGTTCAACTTTGATAGAGTCCTCCACTATGACGACTCTGCCTTCGGCCAAGGCATAGGAGGGAGCGAACTCTTGAGCGACGAGACCGCCAGCCGAGCCTAGAGGTTGTTGGGCTGTTTTTGAGACACCAGCGGCCGACGACTCGGTCCTCTCCTGCTCGCCCGGACGAGAACTCTGTGGCTTGGTCGGGAAAAAGTCATGGGTGACTTTTTGCCTCTTTTCACCAGGCTCGGCTAGCCCAGGCTCTTGACGGACCGCTTTGCCATCCCTTATATTGACGCAACGACGTTCCGTTGGCCCATTTCGCTGTTATGACTGGGCAAGAGTGTTTGAAGTGGAACGTTAAGGCCCGGGAGCTCGGCTTGCTGACTCTCTCCGAACCAAAACTCAGCCGGCTTTCTAAACGTCGGCAACTTAACTCTCGGCTGCTTGCTGCCTCCCGATGGCCCCGCCTTCTTCCCTCGACTTTGACCTTCTGTACTCGGCCCCGCTTCCTTTCCCCTTCTCCTGAGCTTTCCCTTGTAGGACGGCTCGTAACCGAGTAGGGTCGGCGCGTCTTTACAAGCTTGTGACAGAAGGATATCGACGTGCGCCTCAACGGGCAGAGACTGTTGAGTCTTTGTGAtggctcggtgatctgcaaGAAGAAACAACAAGTCAACGGTcgaaaaaatttacaaatgaCCAGACTCGGCTACAACAAAGGTGGTCGAGCTACCTCTAAAGTCTTCGATCTTTGGGATGATGAATCTACGGTTTGACTGGTTGCCGAACTCAAAGTTACCGCTCACTTCAACATAAAAATTGGCCCATTTGTCAGTGTCGGGCAAGCCATCTACTAATGGTTGTTTCTTGCTACGTGTCGACAAGTATCGACCCTCGGTCTGGTCGTGCCTAGACATAATGTAGGTATGGAAAAGATCGGCGACGGTAAACTCAAGGTCGTGGAGCTCTTTCAACTTGATCACCGACATTACTATTTGGTAGCTGTTGATAGCAAAGTAAAGGGGGACGATGCTGAACCGAGCCAGAAGTTCCCTCAAGAAGGGGTGGAGAGGGAACCTCAACCCAACCTCACATATCGCCATCAAAGGGATAGTGATGTGCTCGGGATGGTCTCCCCTCGTATCCTTTATTCTATTGCTCGCCACTTGATTGATTACAACATCGTCGGGGATACTGTATTCTTGGCAAAAATTTTGGTACTCCCTAGGGTCTCCGCTGAAAAAATGAGCGTGGGGGCAAACTTGGCCCCTCTCATAGAGATCGGCGACCCCTCTACCCTCAGATTGGGATT
This genomic window contains:
- the LOC131332814 gene encoding uncharacterized protein LOC131332814; its protein translation is MDPNDMEKTAFITPYGIFCYRVMPFGLKNSCATFNRAIFKMMHAQIGHTLEAYVDDLVLKSQKESNHLQELKEIFDILKFYKLHLNPEKCAFGVSAGKFLEHLVTRRGIEADPNQIKAIADLRPPRTIKEVQRHTGMAATLNRFISKSSDKCHVFFNALKEYLSSAPLLVKPKEFKTLYLYLAVFAHAVSSALVRRGGADEKPIYFTSKTLLPAQTRYLPLEKLALALVLTARKLLHYFQSHPITVLTKHPLKALFWKADLSNRVSKWAVKLANFDISFEPRTAIKGQVLADFIAELTPADTAALNAPTPPDVPERSSVTMPWHLFQGETWRLNVDGASNSNGAGAGVVLVSPCGTLHESSLTIDFPATNNEAEYEALLAGLRSAIAMKVTNLVVYCDSQLIVNQVLGDYEARDPRILKYQATTAEVISQFCNFSIKQINREHNAHADALAGLASASTASEFRTINFGSIGRPSFEPTPKVLNVELGPSWMDEIVTFLKHDTLPIDKKEAYRVRNKPAQNLSPITSPWPFAQWGLDIVGKLPTAPGGFKFLIITTDYFSKWVEAEPLITTTEADVRRFVWRNIVTRFGIPYDIVSDNGTQFVGKDLTNLCAEFGIRFFNSTPAYPQGNGQAEATNKTVCAGIKRRLNSKRGKWTEELPRVLWAYRSTPRHSTGQTPFSMAFGMEAVIPLESKFPTLKTETFNPKTNDDAMAQELILAEEKCDDARLHLTEYQQQVAKGYNRSVRVKKFKPDDLVWRKVVQASKKTKFKPNWEGPFRIVKIVGEGAYNLKKAYM